The following coding sequences lie in one Manis javanica isolate MJ-LG chromosome X, MJ_LKY, whole genome shotgun sequence genomic window:
- the HMGB3 gene encoding high mobility group protein B3 isoform X2, giving the protein MEVRMAKGDPKKPKGKMSAYAFFVQTCREEHKKKNPEVPVNFAEFSKKCSERWKTMSGKEKSKFDEMAKADKVRYDREMKDYGPAKGGKKKKDPNAPKRPPSGFFLFCAEFRPKIKSTNPGISIGDVAKKLGEMWNNLSDSEKQPYNNKAAKLKEKYEKDVADYKSKGKFDGAKGPAKVARKKVVEEDEDDDDDDDDEEEEDDE; this is encoded by the exons ATGGAAG TCAGGATGGCTAAAGGTGATCCCAAGAAACCAAAGGGCAAGATGTCTGCTTATGCCTTCTTTGTGCAGACGTGCAGAGAGGAACATAAGAAGAAAAACCCAGAGGTCCCTGTTAATTTTGCAGAGTTTTCCAAGAAGTGCTCTGAGAGGTGGaag ACAATGTCTGGGAAAGAGAAGTCTAAATTTGATGAAATGGCAAAGGCAGATAAAGTACGCTATGACCGGGAAATGAAGGATTATGGACCAGCTAAAGGAGGCAAGAAGAAGAAGGACCCCAATGCTCCCAAAAGGCCACC GTCTGGATTCTTCCTGTTCTGTGCAGAATTCCGCCCTAAGATAAAGTCTACAAACCCTGGCATCTCTATTGGAGACGTGGCGAAGAAGCTGGGTGAGATGTGGAATAACTTGAGCGACAGTGAAAAGCAGCCCTACAACAATAAGGCGGCGAAGCTGAAGGAGAAGTATGAGAAG GATGTCGCCGACTATAAGTCTAAAGGAAAGTTTGATGGCGCCAAGGGTCCTGCTAAAGTTGCCCGGAAAAAGGTGGTTGAGGAAGATGAGGATGACGACGATGACGACGacgacgaggaggaggaggatgatgAATAA
- the HMGB3 gene encoding high mobility group protein B3 isoform X1: MKIFPLKIRMAKGDPKKPKGKMSAYAFFVQTCREEHKKKNPEVPVNFAEFSKKCSERWKTMSGKEKSKFDEMAKADKVRYDREMKDYGPAKGGKKKKDPNAPKRPPSGFFLFCAEFRPKIKSTNPGISIGDVAKKLGEMWNNLSDSEKQPYNNKAAKLKEKYEKDVADYKSKGKFDGAKGPAKVARKKVVEEDEDDDDDDDDEEEEDDE, from the exons atgaaaatatttcctttgaagA TCAGGATGGCTAAAGGTGATCCCAAGAAACCAAAGGGCAAGATGTCTGCTTATGCCTTCTTTGTGCAGACGTGCAGAGAGGAACATAAGAAGAAAAACCCAGAGGTCCCTGTTAATTTTGCAGAGTTTTCCAAGAAGTGCTCTGAGAGGTGGaag ACAATGTCTGGGAAAGAGAAGTCTAAATTTGATGAAATGGCAAAGGCAGATAAAGTACGCTATGACCGGGAAATGAAGGATTATGGACCAGCTAAAGGAGGCAAGAAGAAGAAGGACCCCAATGCTCCCAAAAGGCCACC GTCTGGATTCTTCCTGTTCTGTGCAGAATTCCGCCCTAAGATAAAGTCTACAAACCCTGGCATCTCTATTGGAGACGTGGCGAAGAAGCTGGGTGAGATGTGGAATAACTTGAGCGACAGTGAAAAGCAGCCCTACAACAATAAGGCGGCGAAGCTGAAGGAGAAGTATGAGAAG GATGTCGCCGACTATAAGTCTAAAGGAAAGTTTGATGGCGCCAAGGGTCCTGCTAAAGTTGCCCGGAAAAAGGTGGTTGAGGAAGATGAGGATGACGACGATGACGACGacgacgaggaggaggaggatgatgAATAA
- the HMGB3 gene encoding high mobility group protein B3 isoform X3 yields MAKGDPKKPKGKMSAYAFFVQTCREEHKKKNPEVPVNFAEFSKKCSERWKTMSGKEKSKFDEMAKADKVRYDREMKDYGPAKGGKKKKDPNAPKRPPSGFFLFCAEFRPKIKSTNPGISIGDVAKKLGEMWNNLSDSEKQPYNNKAAKLKEKYEKDVADYKSKGKFDGAKGPAKVARKKVVEEDEDDDDDDDDEEEEDDE; encoded by the exons ATGGCTAAAGGTGATCCCAAGAAACCAAAGGGCAAGATGTCTGCTTATGCCTTCTTTGTGCAGACGTGCAGAGAGGAACATAAGAAGAAAAACCCAGAGGTCCCTGTTAATTTTGCAGAGTTTTCCAAGAAGTGCTCTGAGAGGTGGaag ACAATGTCTGGGAAAGAGAAGTCTAAATTTGATGAAATGGCAAAGGCAGATAAAGTACGCTATGACCGGGAAATGAAGGATTATGGACCAGCTAAAGGAGGCAAGAAGAAGAAGGACCCCAATGCTCCCAAAAGGCCACC GTCTGGATTCTTCCTGTTCTGTGCAGAATTCCGCCCTAAGATAAAGTCTACAAACCCTGGCATCTCTATTGGAGACGTGGCGAAGAAGCTGGGTGAGATGTGGAATAACTTGAGCGACAGTGAAAAGCAGCCCTACAACAATAAGGCGGCGAAGCTGAAGGAGAAGTATGAGAAG GATGTCGCCGACTATAAGTCTAAAGGAAAGTTTGATGGCGCCAAGGGTCCTGCTAAAGTTGCCCGGAAAAAGGTGGTTGAGGAAGATGAGGATGACGACGATGACGACGacgacgaggaggaggaggatgatgAATAA